A DNA window from Brachionichthys hirsutus isolate HB-005 chromosome 10, CSIRO-AGI_Bhir_v1, whole genome shotgun sequence contains the following coding sequences:
- the acsl6 gene encoding long-chain-fatty-acid--CoA ligase 6 isoform X3, which produces MPEMGELGRFFCSLPTSTLMGVGALTALLAYWLATRPRPIKPPCSLLHQSEEVPVCRRSMMGDRSKLLTHYHDDAKTMYEVFQRGLHVSGDGPCLGSRLPNQPYRWMSYKEVTDRAEHLGSGLLHQGCQPNPNQFIGVFAQNRPEWIIAELACYTYSMVVVPLYDTLGKDAIRFIINTADISTVICDKVDKAQGLLGNVKRRETPGLRRIILMDAFDSAVVEHGRDCGVHVQAMVEVEALGRDHHRKPIPPAPEDLSIVCFTSGTTGNPKGVMLTHGNVVADFSGFLKVTDKVIFPNQDDCLISFLPLAHMFERLIESVVYCHGGRIGFYQGDIRLLPDDMKALRPTIFPVVPRLLNRMYDKIFSQADTPLKRWLLNFAAKRKGAEVSSGIIRSDSIWDRIFFSKIQASLGGRLRMIITGAAPTSPSVLGFLRAALGCQVYEAYGQTECTAGCTYTTPGDWTPGHVGAPLPCNLIKLVDVSEKNYFACKGEGEVCVKGPNVFKGYLKDPERTAETLDADGWLHTGDIGKWLPNGTLKIIDRKKHIFKLAQGEYISPEKIENIYIRSQPVAQLYVHGDSLQSCLVGIVVPDPDIMPEWAKKQGMLGTYTDLCKNTVLKKAILDDLVLLGKANGLHSFEQVKNIYIHNEMFSIENGLLTPTLKAKRPELKEFFKEKIDQLYGSISM; this is translated from the exons ATGCCGGAGATGGGCGAGCTGGGCCGCTTCTTCTGCTCGCTGCCGACCTCCACGCTGATGGGCGTCGGCGCTCTGACCGCCCTGCTGGCCTACTGGCTGGCCACCAGGCCCCGCCCCATCAAGCCGCCCTGCAGCCTGCTGCACCAGTCTGAGGAGGTGCCGGTAT GCCGCAGGTCCATGATGGGCGACCGCTCCAAGCTGCTGACTCATTACCATGACGACGCCAAGACCATGTACGAGGTCTTCCAGAGAGGCCTCCACGTATCTG gtgacgGACCTTGCTTGGGCTCCCGACTCCCCAACCAGCCGTACCGATGGATGTCTTACAAAGAG GTGACGGACCGGGCCGAGCATCTGGGCTCAGGCCTCCTGCATCAGGGCTGCCAGCCGAACCCGAACCAGTTCATCGGAGTGTTTGCCCAGAACCGGCCGGAG TGGATCATCGCAGAACTGGCGTGCTACACCTACTCCATGGTTGTGGTTCCCCTTTACGACACCCTGGGCAAAGACGCCATACGGTTCATCATTAACACTG CTGACATCTCCACAGTCATCTGTGACAAAGTGGACAAAGCTCAAGGGCTTCTGGGTAACGTGAAGCGCAGGGAGACTCCGGGCCTGCGAAGAATCATCCTGATGGATGCCTTTGACTCGGCCGTGGTGGAGCACGGCAGAGACTGCGGCGTCCACGTCCAGGCcatggtggaggtggag gCTCTGGGCAGAGACCACCACAGAAAGCCAATA CCACCAGCACCAGAAGACCTTTCCATTGTGTGCTTCACCAGTGGAACCACAG GAAACCCGAAGGGAGTCATGCTTACACACGGGAACGTGGTGGCGGATTTCTCAGGGTTCCTCAAAGTGACAGAC AAAGTCATTTTCCCCAACCAAGACGATTGCCTCATTTCCTTCCTGCCGCTGGCTCACATGTTTGAGAGGCTCATTGAG tcGGTGGTGTACTGCCATGGGGGACGGATCGGGTTCTATCAGGGGGACATCCGCCTCCTCCCAGACGACATGAAGGCCCTGAGGCCGACCATTTTCCCCGTGGTGCCTCGGCTGCTCAACCGCATGTACGACAAG ATCTTCAGCCAAGCGGACACCCCGTTGAAGCGTTGGCTGCTCAACTTCGCTGCTAAAAGAAAAGGTGCCGAGGTCAGCAGCGGGATCATCCGGAGCGACAGCATCTGGGATAGAATCTTCTTCAGCAAGATTCAG GCCAGCCTGGGAGGGAGGCTGAGGATGATTATAACAGGAGCGGCTCCTACCTCGCCCAGCGTGTTGGGGTTCCTCAGGGCAGCCCTGGGATGCCag GTGTACGAGGCGTACGGACAGACGGAGTGCACGGCTGGCTGCACCTACACCACACCTGGAGACTGGACCCCAG GTCACGTCGGGGCGCCGCTGCCGTGTAATCTCATCAAGCTGGTGGACGTCTCTGAAAAGAACTACTTTGCCTGCAAGGGCGAAGGGGAG GTTTGTGTGAAGGGACCAAACGTGTTTAAGGGCTACCTCAAAGACCCCGAGAGGACGGCCGAGACGCTGGACGCAGACGGCTGGCTTCACACCGGAGACATCGGCAAATGGTTACCG AATGGCACGCTGAAGATTATTGACAGGAAGAAGCATATCTTTAAGCTGGCTCAAGGCGAGTACATCTCCCCGGAGAAGATCGAGAACATCTACATTAGGAGTCAGCCCGTGGCACAGCTCTACGTGCACGGCGATAGCCTGCAG TCTTGTTTGGTGGGGATTGTGGTTCCTGACCCAGACATCATGCCAGAATGGGCCAAGAagcaaggcatgctgggaaccTACACGGACCTCTGTAAAAACACC GTGTTAAAGAAGGCCATACTTGACGATTTGGTGCTTCTGGGCAAAGCCAACGGACTCCACTCCTTTGAGCAG GTGAAGAACATCTACATCCACAATGAGATGTTTTCCATTGAGAACGGCCTCCTGACGCCGACGCTCAAGGCCAAGAGGCCCGAGCTCAAGGAGTTCTTCAAGGAGAAGATCGACCAGCTCTACGGCAGCATCTCTATGTGA
- the acsl6 gene encoding long-chain-fatty-acid--CoA ligase 6 isoform X2, whose translation MLAFVLVSGTLWIILELSSTLMEKMQAQEMMSGLRMPEMGELGRFFCSLPTSTLMGVGALTALLAYWLATRPRPIKPPCSLLHQSEEHEDGGRRSMMGDRSKLLTHYHDDAKTMYEVFQRGLHVSGDGPCLGSRLPNQPYRWMSYKEVTDRAEHLGSGLLHQGCQPNPNQFIGVFAQNRPEWIIAELACYTYSMVVVPLYDTLGKDAIRFIINTADISTVICDKVDKAQGLLGNVKRRETPGLRRIILMDAFDSAVVEHGRDCGVHVQAMVEVEALGRDHHRKPIPPAPEDLSIVCFTSGTTGNPKGVMLTHGNVVADFSGFLKVTDKVIFPNQDDCLISFLPLAHMFERLIESVVYCHGGRIGFYQGDIRLLPDDMKALRPTIFPVVPRLLNRMYDKIFSQADTPLKRWLLNFAAKRKGAEVSSGIIRSDSIWDRIFFSKIQASLGGRLRMIITGAAPTSPSVLGFLRAALGCQVYEAYGQTECTAGCTYTTPGDWTPGHVGAPLPCNLIKLVDVSEKNYFACKGEGEVCVKGPNVFKGYLKDPERTAETLDADGWLHTGDIGKWLPNGTLKIIDRKKHIFKLAQGEYISPEKIENIYIRSQPVAQLYVHGDSLQSCLVGIVVPDPDIMPEWAKKQGMLGTYTDLCKNTVLKKAILDDLVLLGKANGLHSFEQVKNIYIHNEMFSIENGLLTPTLKAKRPELKEFFKEKIDQLYGSISM comes from the exons ATGCTCGCGTTCGTTTTGGTTTCTGGGACGCTCTGGATTATATTAG AGCTGAGCTCCACCCTGATGGAGAAGATGCAGGCCCAGGAGATGATGAGCGGCCTGAGGATGCCGGAGATGGGCGAGCTGGGCCGCTTCTTCTGCTCGCTGCCGACCTCCACGCTGATGGGCGTCGGCGCTCTGACCGCCCTGCTGGCCTACTGGCTGGCCACCAGGCCCCGCCCCATCAAGCCGCCCTGCAGCCTGCTGCACCAGTCTGAGGAG CATGAAGACGGAGGCCGCAGGTCCATGATGGGCGACCGCTCCAAGCTGCTGACTCATTACCATGACGACGCCAAGACCATGTACGAGGTCTTCCAGAGAGGCCTCCACGTATCTG gtgacgGACCTTGCTTGGGCTCCCGACTCCCCAACCAGCCGTACCGATGGATGTCTTACAAAGAG GTGACGGACCGGGCCGAGCATCTGGGCTCAGGCCTCCTGCATCAGGGCTGCCAGCCGAACCCGAACCAGTTCATCGGAGTGTTTGCCCAGAACCGGCCGGAG TGGATCATCGCAGAACTGGCGTGCTACACCTACTCCATGGTTGTGGTTCCCCTTTACGACACCCTGGGCAAAGACGCCATACGGTTCATCATTAACACTG CTGACATCTCCACAGTCATCTGTGACAAAGTGGACAAAGCTCAAGGGCTTCTGGGTAACGTGAAGCGCAGGGAGACTCCGGGCCTGCGAAGAATCATCCTGATGGATGCCTTTGACTCGGCCGTGGTGGAGCACGGCAGAGACTGCGGCGTCCACGTCCAGGCcatggtggaggtggag gCTCTGGGCAGAGACCACCACAGAAAGCCAATA CCACCAGCACCAGAAGACCTTTCCATTGTGTGCTTCACCAGTGGAACCACAG GAAACCCGAAGGGAGTCATGCTTACACACGGGAACGTGGTGGCGGATTTCTCAGGGTTCCTCAAAGTGACAGAC AAAGTCATTTTCCCCAACCAAGACGATTGCCTCATTTCCTTCCTGCCGCTGGCTCACATGTTTGAGAGGCTCATTGAG tcGGTGGTGTACTGCCATGGGGGACGGATCGGGTTCTATCAGGGGGACATCCGCCTCCTCCCAGACGACATGAAGGCCCTGAGGCCGACCATTTTCCCCGTGGTGCCTCGGCTGCTCAACCGCATGTACGACAAG ATCTTCAGCCAAGCGGACACCCCGTTGAAGCGTTGGCTGCTCAACTTCGCTGCTAAAAGAAAAGGTGCCGAGGTCAGCAGCGGGATCATCCGGAGCGACAGCATCTGGGATAGAATCTTCTTCAGCAAGATTCAG GCCAGCCTGGGAGGGAGGCTGAGGATGATTATAACAGGAGCGGCTCCTACCTCGCCCAGCGTGTTGGGGTTCCTCAGGGCAGCCCTGGGATGCCag GTGTACGAGGCGTACGGACAGACGGAGTGCACGGCTGGCTGCACCTACACCACACCTGGAGACTGGACCCCAG GTCACGTCGGGGCGCCGCTGCCGTGTAATCTCATCAAGCTGGTGGACGTCTCTGAAAAGAACTACTTTGCCTGCAAGGGCGAAGGGGAG GTTTGTGTGAAGGGACCAAACGTGTTTAAGGGCTACCTCAAAGACCCCGAGAGGACGGCCGAGACGCTGGACGCAGACGGCTGGCTTCACACCGGAGACATCGGCAAATGGTTACCG AATGGCACGCTGAAGATTATTGACAGGAAGAAGCATATCTTTAAGCTGGCTCAAGGCGAGTACATCTCCCCGGAGAAGATCGAGAACATCTACATTAGGAGTCAGCCCGTGGCACAGCTCTACGTGCACGGCGATAGCCTGCAG TCTTGTTTGGTGGGGATTGTGGTTCCTGACCCAGACATCATGCCAGAATGGGCCAAGAagcaaggcatgctgggaaccTACACGGACCTCTGTAAAAACACC GTGTTAAAGAAGGCCATACTTGACGATTTGGTGCTTCTGGGCAAAGCCAACGGACTCCACTCCTTTGAGCAG GTGAAGAACATCTACATCCACAATGAGATGTTTTCCATTGAGAACGGCCTCCTGACGCCGACGCTCAAGGCCAAGAGGCCCGAGCTCAAGGAGTTCTTCAAGGAGAAGATCGACCAGCTCTACGGCAGCATCTCTATGTGA
- the acsl6 gene encoding long-chain-fatty-acid--CoA ligase 6 isoform X1: MLAFVLVSGTLWIILELSSTLMEKMQAQEMMSGLRMPEMGELGRFFCSLPTSTLMGVGALTALLAYWLATRPRPIKPPCSLLHQSEEVPHEDGGRRSMMGDRSKLLTHYHDDAKTMYEVFQRGLHVSGDGPCLGSRLPNQPYRWMSYKEVTDRAEHLGSGLLHQGCQPNPNQFIGVFAQNRPEWIIAELACYTYSMVVVPLYDTLGKDAIRFIINTADISTVICDKVDKAQGLLGNVKRRETPGLRRIILMDAFDSAVVEHGRDCGVHVQAMVEVEALGRDHHRKPIPPAPEDLSIVCFTSGTTGNPKGVMLTHGNVVADFSGFLKVTDKVIFPNQDDCLISFLPLAHMFERLIESVVYCHGGRIGFYQGDIRLLPDDMKALRPTIFPVVPRLLNRMYDKIFSQADTPLKRWLLNFAAKRKGAEVSSGIIRSDSIWDRIFFSKIQASLGGRLRMIITGAAPTSPSVLGFLRAALGCQVYEAYGQTECTAGCTYTTPGDWTPGHVGAPLPCNLIKLVDVSEKNYFACKGEGEVCVKGPNVFKGYLKDPERTAETLDADGWLHTGDIGKWLPNGTLKIIDRKKHIFKLAQGEYISPEKIENIYIRSQPVAQLYVHGDSLQSCLVGIVVPDPDIMPEWAKKQGMLGTYTDLCKNTVLKKAILDDLVLLGKANGLHSFEQVKNIYIHNEMFSIENGLLTPTLKAKRPELKEFFKEKIDQLYGSISM, from the exons ATGCTCGCGTTCGTTTTGGTTTCTGGGACGCTCTGGATTATATTAG AGCTGAGCTCCACCCTGATGGAGAAGATGCAGGCCCAGGAGATGATGAGCGGCCTGAGGATGCCGGAGATGGGCGAGCTGGGCCGCTTCTTCTGCTCGCTGCCGACCTCCACGCTGATGGGCGTCGGCGCTCTGACCGCCCTGCTGGCCTACTGGCTGGCCACCAGGCCCCGCCCCATCAAGCCGCCCTGCAGCCTGCTGCACCAGTCTGAGGAGGTGCCG CATGAAGACGGAGGCCGCAGGTCCATGATGGGCGACCGCTCCAAGCTGCTGACTCATTACCATGACGACGCCAAGACCATGTACGAGGTCTTCCAGAGAGGCCTCCACGTATCTG gtgacgGACCTTGCTTGGGCTCCCGACTCCCCAACCAGCCGTACCGATGGATGTCTTACAAAGAG GTGACGGACCGGGCCGAGCATCTGGGCTCAGGCCTCCTGCATCAGGGCTGCCAGCCGAACCCGAACCAGTTCATCGGAGTGTTTGCCCAGAACCGGCCGGAG TGGATCATCGCAGAACTGGCGTGCTACACCTACTCCATGGTTGTGGTTCCCCTTTACGACACCCTGGGCAAAGACGCCATACGGTTCATCATTAACACTG CTGACATCTCCACAGTCATCTGTGACAAAGTGGACAAAGCTCAAGGGCTTCTGGGTAACGTGAAGCGCAGGGAGACTCCGGGCCTGCGAAGAATCATCCTGATGGATGCCTTTGACTCGGCCGTGGTGGAGCACGGCAGAGACTGCGGCGTCCACGTCCAGGCcatggtggaggtggag gCTCTGGGCAGAGACCACCACAGAAAGCCAATA CCACCAGCACCAGAAGACCTTTCCATTGTGTGCTTCACCAGTGGAACCACAG GAAACCCGAAGGGAGTCATGCTTACACACGGGAACGTGGTGGCGGATTTCTCAGGGTTCCTCAAAGTGACAGAC AAAGTCATTTTCCCCAACCAAGACGATTGCCTCATTTCCTTCCTGCCGCTGGCTCACATGTTTGAGAGGCTCATTGAG tcGGTGGTGTACTGCCATGGGGGACGGATCGGGTTCTATCAGGGGGACATCCGCCTCCTCCCAGACGACATGAAGGCCCTGAGGCCGACCATTTTCCCCGTGGTGCCTCGGCTGCTCAACCGCATGTACGACAAG ATCTTCAGCCAAGCGGACACCCCGTTGAAGCGTTGGCTGCTCAACTTCGCTGCTAAAAGAAAAGGTGCCGAGGTCAGCAGCGGGATCATCCGGAGCGACAGCATCTGGGATAGAATCTTCTTCAGCAAGATTCAG GCCAGCCTGGGAGGGAGGCTGAGGATGATTATAACAGGAGCGGCTCCTACCTCGCCCAGCGTGTTGGGGTTCCTCAGGGCAGCCCTGGGATGCCag GTGTACGAGGCGTACGGACAGACGGAGTGCACGGCTGGCTGCACCTACACCACACCTGGAGACTGGACCCCAG GTCACGTCGGGGCGCCGCTGCCGTGTAATCTCATCAAGCTGGTGGACGTCTCTGAAAAGAACTACTTTGCCTGCAAGGGCGAAGGGGAG GTTTGTGTGAAGGGACCAAACGTGTTTAAGGGCTACCTCAAAGACCCCGAGAGGACGGCCGAGACGCTGGACGCAGACGGCTGGCTTCACACCGGAGACATCGGCAAATGGTTACCG AATGGCACGCTGAAGATTATTGACAGGAAGAAGCATATCTTTAAGCTGGCTCAAGGCGAGTACATCTCCCCGGAGAAGATCGAGAACATCTACATTAGGAGTCAGCCCGTGGCACAGCTCTACGTGCACGGCGATAGCCTGCAG TCTTGTTTGGTGGGGATTGTGGTTCCTGACCCAGACATCATGCCAGAATGGGCCAAGAagcaaggcatgctgggaaccTACACGGACCTCTGTAAAAACACC GTGTTAAAGAAGGCCATACTTGACGATTTGGTGCTTCTGGGCAAAGCCAACGGACTCCACTCCTTTGAGCAG GTGAAGAACATCTACATCCACAATGAGATGTTTTCCATTGAGAACGGCCTCCTGACGCCGACGCTCAAGGCCAAGAGGCCCGAGCTCAAGGAGTTCTTCAAGGAGAAGATCGACCAGCTCTACGGCAGCATCTCTATGTGA
- the irf1b gene encoding interferon regulatory factor 1b gives MPVSRMRMRPWLERMIESNNVSGLIWVDKDTKMFSIPWKHAARHGWDLDTDACLFKEWAIHTGKYMEGQASDPKTWKANFRCAMNSLPDIEEVKNQSINKGHQAMRVYRMLPITPKSRDKRRKAKGTLSRRKRTKAVVVEEDEEEMAPEYPTDESMSEDPLITQENAVDSTVDKQDLTFVELSELLEQDVDGSAALKNLCCRFEVSPEHSPDYDNQEDIIQICQQLENDSAWLTSGFSSKGLLCSDDCTSPGSSWSESSSVDELQDVPQYTTLDSGFPNHTDELWSSFCQQMPLL, from the exons ATGCCCGTGTcaaggatgaggatgaggccATGGCTGGAGCGGATGATCGAGTCCAACAACGTCTCGGGTCTGATTTGGGTGGACAAG GACACGAAGATGTTCTCCATTCCCTGGAAGCACGCAGCTCGCCACGGGTGGGACCTGGACACGGACGCGTGCCTGTTCAAGGAGTGGGCcatccacacag GGAAATACATGGAAGGTCAGGCCAGCGATCCAAAGACGTGGAAAGCCAACTTCCGCTGCGCCATGAACTCGCTGCCTGACATCGAGGAAGTGAAGAACCAGAGCATCAACAAAGGCCACCAAGCCATGCGCGTCTACAGGATGTTGCCCATTACTCCGAAATCCAGAG ATAAGCGGAGAAAAGCGAAGGGAACACTGTCGAGGAGGAAG AGAACAAAGGCTGTAGTGGtcgaagaggatgaagaggagatggCTCCCGAGTATCCCACGGATGAGTCGATGTCAGAAGATCCCCTCATCACTCAGGAGAACGCAGTCGACAGCACAGTGGACAAGCAAG ATCTCACGTTTGTGGAGCTGTCCGAGCTACTCGAGCAGGACGTCGACGGATCGGCGGCGCTGAAGAACCTCTGCTGCAGATTTGAGGTTTCACCGGAGCACAGTCCCG ATTACGACAACCAAGAAGATATTATCCAG ATTTGCCAGCAACTGGAGAATGACTCGGCGTGGCTAACGAGTGGCTTCAGCAGCAAGGGCCTGCTGTGCAGCGACGACTGCACCAGCCCGGGGAGCAGCTGGAGCGAGTCGTCCTCAG TGGACGAGCTCCAGGACGTCCCTCAGTACACGACGCTGGACTCGGGCTTCCCGAACCACACAGACGAACTTTGGAGCAGCTTTTGTCAACAGATGCCGTTGCTCTGA